Part of the Salinimonas lutimaris genome, ATGCGTGAGATGCTCAATAATATGGTGGCAGCCATGTGCTATGAAGTTTTAGCTCATCTGGATAGCGCTGCGTTTGGACAGAATGATGAACTGGAGCACGCAGCAACTGAATGTGTGGTCTCTATGGCCGAGCTGAATTGCTCTGCCATAGAAAGCGGAGACGCGCACACACCGGCCTGCGCCCGTTATGAGGCTCTGGCTGAAAAGTACGAACCGCACCAGTAAAGCGATTAGCCCGGGTAGCGCGCCGACAGAGCTGCATAGACCTGTTCAGAGTAATCGGTTGCACTGGTATTTAGTGAATTGAGCACGTCCACCAGATGCTCGTTATCTTCCTGGCCGTTCCATAGTTTGGTATAGGTCCCTTCTTTATAGCCGTTATCCTGACGAAAGAAGTTCAGAATGTTCTTACCCACATACTGACGGTACAACTCATCCGTTGTCATCTCTGCCTGCTCGACGATCAGCATAAACAAAGGAACGCTGAAACGTTTAGCAGCACAAAGGCCCGCCATCAGCTCAAGGTTATCCAGCAGACTCATCTGGTCGCAATGATAAGTATGGCCGTCGAACACGACCTGGGTATGGGTTTCTGCCAGCTGATCAGACAAAGCGGCTGCGGCGGCGACAGCATCTCCCTGATAATCGATTAAACTGGCCGAAAGCGCAAAATGCCAGATATCAACCAGCTCCATCTGCAACTGAGGCAGGTCTTTTTGCTGCGCTTTCCACCACTTCCAGCCGTGGTGCTCAATAGCCTCGACCGATTCAATCATAGCGGCACGCAGATAACCATAGCCGGCGGTCAGCCACTGCGGGTTTACCTTAGCATTCATTTTGTCCTGCAAGGAGAGCATGGTAGCGAGTTGTTGTTGGGATATCATGGTGGTTCCTGTAAAAAATAATGGGCGAATTGTACCTAAGCGATAAGCAACTGCAAAGATGCATTGCTGTCTGCGTTAATTTGGTGCGCTTGCACCACGAAATTAATGAAACCTGTGTGCCAGAAAGCGAAAGAAATGATTAAGTTGTTGATATTGTTGACCAATAATTATTGGCATGGTTGATGTAATACCTACAGTGTTAACTGTGCTGTGATCTGACGCTAACTCTTGTCGGTGCCAGGCAACGCTGATTCAGGGTTGTCAGATTAACGCCCGTAACCTTCACCCATACAGATTTTTCGTGTCCTGAGATCTGTATGGGTTTTTTTCTTTTCAGCTTTCAAATACATCAATTATTTCAATACCTTTTTATCTTTTATGAGACTGGTTGTTACGGCTGGTTTGACTTACTATGAAGCAAAATAAAGCCCGTACAAGGTTATCTTTTGCTAGCGTTATATCCCTCCAATAAACTTGAGCACCTCAGCTATTTACTTGGCGCACTGTTAAAGCAACAGCCTGGCGCTCCTTTGCATCCTGAAACGATTCTGGTTGAAAGCCCGGGTATGCAGCACTGGCTGAATATGGAACTGGCCCGTCAGCGCGGGGTCGCGATGAACCTGCAATTTCCGCTGCCAGTCAGGTTTATGTGGAATACAGCCCGCAGTGTACTGGGTGAAGATAAAGTTCCCCGGCAGTCTGTATACCGACGGGAAGTGCTGGTATGGCGAATTGATAAAATTGTACAAAGCGATGATTTTTGTGCCTTACCGGCAGCCGACCCCGTCTGTGCCTATTGGCAGCATCTTGGCAGCGAGACAGAGCAGGGCGTACAACGCCTGCAGTTTGCCACCGCGCTGGCCGATGTGTTCGAGCAGTATCAGCTGTTCCGGCCAGACTGGCTGTTCAGC contains:
- a CDS encoding dUTP diphosphatase, whose product is MISQQQLATMLSLQDKMNAKVNPQWLTAGYGYLRAAMIESVEAIEHHGWKWWKAQQKDLPQLQMELVDIWHFALSASLIDYQGDAVAAAAALSDQLAETHTQVVFDGHTYHCDQMSLLDNLELMAGLCAAKRFSVPLFMLIVEQAEMTTDELYRQYVGKNILNFFRQDNGYKEGTYTKLWNGQEDNEHLVDVLNSLNTSATDYSEQVYAALSARYPG